A genome region from Coleofasciculaceae cyanobacterium includes the following:
- the proC gene encoding pyrroline-5-carboxylate reductase — MKSNSICLSIIGGGVMAEAILSRLLKQQVFAANTVLVSEPRAERRDFLAQKYQVQVTADNQAAISAAEILLLAVKPQTFNSVVVDITPNTNSTVISILAGVTIDKLEAAFPQQSVIRVMPNTPATVGAGMSAIASGTYAKEQHIERAKSIFTAVGEVVEVPESLLDAVTGLSGSGPAFVALAIEALADGGVASGLPRAIALQLATQTVLGTATLVKETGIHPGVLKDRVTSPGGTTIAGVAKLESAGFRSALIEAVKTATARSKELGK, encoded by the coding sequence ATGAAATCTAATAGTATTTGCCTCAGTATTATTGGTGGCGGGGTAATGGCAGAAGCTATATTATCCCGCCTTTTAAAGCAACAAGTTTTTGCTGCTAATACCGTATTAGTTAGCGAACCTAGAGCAGAAAGAAGAGATTTTTTAGCCCAAAAATACCAAGTTCAAGTTACGGCAGACAATCAGGCTGCTATATCTGCTGCTGAAATACTATTACTTGCCGTTAAGCCTCAAACATTTAATTCAGTTGTCGTTGACATTACTCCCAATACCAACAGCACCGTTATTTCGATTTTGGCAGGAGTAACTATAGATAAACTAGAAGCAGCTTTTCCGCAGCAGTCAGTAATTCGCGTCATGCCCAATACTCCCGCTACAGTAGGTGCAGGGATGAGCGCGATCGCTTCAGGAACATACGCTAAAGAGCAACACATTGAACGAGCTAAATCTATTTTTACCGCCGTAGGAGAAGTAGTAGAAGTACCAGAATCTTTGCTCGATGCCGTAACTGGATTATCAGGTTCGGGTCCTGCTTTTGTGGCACTGGCAATTGAGGCTTTGGCAGATGGTGGTGTAGCTTCAGGATTACCCAGAGCGATCGCTCTTCAGTTAGCAACCCAAACAGTATTGGGTACAGCAACTTTAGTAAAAGAGACAGGTATACACCCAGGAGTCCTCAAAGATCGGGTGACGAGTCCTGGAGGAACAACGATCGCGGGAGTTGCTAAATTAGAAAGTGCAGGGTTTCGTTCGGCGTTAATTGAGGCAGTTAAGACTGCTACAGCTAGATCTAAAGAACTAGGTAAGTAG
- a CDS encoding cell division protein SepF, translating to MFNTLKEFFGIENGYEGEDENYAEYDPAQEEMDSQAFLNSSASHTQPELTKVSSPSNQKNNRKQEMKLNNVIGMPGLANGNSEVVVIEPHSFEEMPQVILALRERKSVVLNLNVMNPEEAQRAVDFIAGGTYAMDGHQERVGESIFLFTPSSVKVSSLSGILKDVHTPETHVRRSVPAPDAWGQQPNAAAQ from the coding sequence ATGTTTAATACATTAAAAGAATTTTTTGGAATTGAAAACGGATACGAGGGTGAAGATGAAAATTATGCCGAATACGATCCTGCTCAGGAAGAAATGGATTCTCAAGCATTTCTTAACTCTTCGGCATCTCACACTCAACCAGAACTAACCAAAGTATCATCTCCCAGCAACCAGAAAAATAACCGCAAACAAGAAATGAAGCTAAATAATGTGATCGGTATGCCAGGATTAGCCAACGGAAATTCAGAAGTAGTAGTTATTGAACCCCATTCTTTTGAAGAAATGCCTCAGGTTATTCTAGCGTTGCGCGAACGTAAGTCAGTAGTATTGAATCTGAATGTCATGAACCCAGAAGAAGCTCAAAGAGCCGTTGATTTTATTGCTGGCGGCACTTATGCTATGGATGGTCATCAAGAAAGAGTTGGCGAAAGCATCTTTTTGTTTACTCCAAGCTCGGTTAAAGTCAGTAGTCTTTCGGGAATTTTGAAAGATGTACACACTCCAGAAACTCATGTACGTCGATCTGTTCCTGCTCCTGATGCCTGGGGACAACAGCCCAATGCAGCAGCTCAGTAA
- a CDS encoding cytochrome P450, with the protein MTISESKLNSLPEPPGKTGLPFIGETIAFLNDRDFNQKRVEKYGKVYQTKVFGSPTVMMIGSEANTFLFRHENKYVVSTWPKSTRVLLGKNSLSVNNGSFHTSRRKLLYEAFQPRALASYIPTMEKITNNYLQKWEAAGMFTWYPELRNYTFDIASNLFVSTDGGSQSSVGHYFEDWCAGLFTIPISLPWTKFGKALTARRKLLEKLEQIILKRRQNDNPGKDALGLLIQAEDEDGNSLSLEELKDQILLLLFAGHETLTSAIASFCLLTAQHPKVMQRLVEEQNQLNITGTPTLEDLKAMTYLEQVLKEVMRLIPPVGGGFRQAVETFEFGGYRIPQGWNIQYQIAQTHKDEEIYPQSDRFDPDRFAPKQPADKQASFGYIPFGGGLRECIGKEFARLEMRLFASKLLQNYQWELLSNQNLALVTVPTPHPRDGLKVNFSRR; encoded by the coding sequence ATGACTATAAGTGAGAGTAAATTAAATTCTTTACCCGAACCTCCTGGTAAAACTGGATTGCCTTTTATTGGTGAAACGATCGCCTTTTTGAACGATCGAGACTTTAATCAAAAACGAGTTGAGAAATACGGCAAGGTTTATCAAACCAAAGTCTTCGGTAGTCCGACGGTGATGATGATCGGTTCAGAAGCTAATACTTTTTTATTTCGCCATGAGAATAAGTATGTAGTCTCTACTTGGCCGAAAAGTACCAGAGTTTTATTAGGCAAAAACTCTTTATCGGTTAATAACGGTAGCTTTCATACTTCGCGACGTAAGCTACTGTATGAGGCGTTTCAGCCTAGAGCTTTAGCTAGCTATATTCCTACGATGGAAAAGATTACGAACAATTATCTGCAAAAGTGGGAAGCGGCAGGTATGTTTACCTGGTATCCAGAATTGCGCAACTATACTTTCGATATTGCCAGTAATTTGTTTGTCAGTACCGACGGTGGTTCACAAAGTTCTGTCGGACACTATTTTGAAGATTGGTGTGCGGGTTTGTTTACGATTCCGATTTCTTTACCCTGGACTAAATTTGGCAAGGCTTTAACAGCGCGTCGGAAGTTACTGGAAAAACTTGAGCAGATTATTCTCAAACGTCGGCAGAATGATAATCCTGGAAAAGATGCGTTAGGGTTACTGATTCAAGCCGAAGATGAGGATGGGAATAGTCTCAGTTTAGAAGAATTAAAAGATCAGATATTGTTACTGTTGTTTGCAGGACACGAAACCTTAACTAGTGCGATCGCCTCTTTTTGTCTTTTAACCGCACAACATCCTAAAGTCATGCAGCGTCTTGTGGAAGAACAAAATCAGTTAAACATAACTGGTACTCCAACACTAGAAGATCTCAAAGCGATGACTTATCTCGAACAGGTGCTAAAAGAAGTTATGCGTTTAATTCCGCCTGTAGGTGGTGGCTTTAGGCAAGCGGTAGAAACTTTTGAATTTGGTGGCTATCGGATTCCTCAAGGCTGGAATATTCAATATCAAATTGCTCAAACCCACAAAGACGAAGAGATTTATCCCCAAAGCGATCGCTTCGATCCAGATCGGTTTGCACCCAAACAGCCAGCGGATAAGCAAGCTAGCTTTGGCTATATTCCCTTTGGCGGTGGCTTAAGAGAATGTATCGGTAAAGAGTTCGCTCGGTTGGAAATGCGCCTATTTGCCTCCAAGTTGTTGCAAAATTATCAGTGGGAACTATTATCCAATCAAAACTTAGCATTAGTAACTGTCCCTACTCCTCATCCCCGCGATGGTTTAAAAGTTAA